Proteins co-encoded in one Quercus robur chromosome 8, dhQueRobu3.1, whole genome shotgun sequence genomic window:
- the LOC126695179 gene encoding glucan endo-1,3-beta-D-glucosidase, producing the protein MAKVKPSTLSLFLLILSFISGGNMIMANGQKTWCVAKPSSDQATLLGNINFACSQVDCQILRRGCPCYAPDNLINHASIAMNLYYQAKGRNHWNCDFRNSALIVQTDPSYANCIYA; encoded by the exons ATGGCTAAAGTTAAACCtagtactctctctcttttccttctgATCCTGTCCTTCATTTCAG GGGGAAATATGATCATGGCAAATGGACAG AAAACTTGGTGTGTGGCTAAGCCTTCCTCTGACCAGGCAACCCTGTTAGGAAACATCAATTTTGCATGCTCTCAGGTTGATTGCCAGATTTTGCGTAGGGGCTGCCCTTGCTATGCTCCTGATAACCTCATAAACCATGCATCCATAGCCATGAATCTCTATTACCAGGCCAAGGGAAGGAACCATTGGAATTGTGATTTCAGAAACTCTGCTCTCATTGTCCAGACTGATCCAA GTTATGCTAATTGCATTTACGCGTAG